The Triticum aestivum cultivar Chinese Spring chromosome 7B, IWGSC CS RefSeq v2.1, whole genome shotgun sequence genome window below encodes:
- the LOC123160880 gene encoding stress enhanced protein 1, chloroplastic isoform X2, which produces MAQLLPLSSAAPSFRLAATPGNGVPRLSVTSARSAALSRRSMRLKSLRVRCEQGSKGGPGLDVWLSRGAMLAFFGAVGVELTTGKGVLQNVGLMAPLPALALGLTGVVGVVTAFIIFQSGSSD; this is translated from the exons ATGGCTCagctcctccctctctcctccgctGCTCCCAGCTTCCGTCTCGCCGCGACGCCAG GCAATGGTGTCCCCCGGTTGTCCGTGACGTCAGCCCGCTCTGCTGCTC TGAGCAGGAGGAGCATGAGGCTCAAGTCCCTGCGCGTCAGGTGCGAGCAGGGGTCCAAGGGCGGCCCCGGGCTGGACGTGTGGCTCAGCCGCGGCGCCATGCTCGCCTTCTTCGGGGCGGTCGGCGTGGAGCTCACTACCGGCAAAGGGGTGCTTCAG AACGTAGGGCTGATGGCGCCGCTGCCGGCGTTGGCGCTGGGGCTCACCGGAGTGGTCGGGGTCGTCACCGCATTTATCATCTTCCAGTCTGGATCGTCGGATTGA
- the LOC123160880 gene encoding stress enhanced protein 1, chloroplastic isoform X1, with the protein MAQLLPLSSAAPSFRLAATPGNGVPRLSVTSARSAARVSRRSMRLKSLRVRCEQGSKGGPGLDVWLSRGAMLAFFGAVGVELTTGKGVLQNVGLMAPLPALALGLTGVVGVVTAFIIFQSGSSD; encoded by the exons ATGGCTCagctcctccctctctcctccgctGCTCCCAGCTTCCGTCTCGCCGCGACGCCAG GCAATGGTGTCCCCCGGTTGTCCGTGACGTCAGCCCGCTCTGCTGCTCGTG TGAGCAGGAGGAGCATGAGGCTCAAGTCCCTGCGCGTCAGGTGCGAGCAGGGGTCCAAGGGCGGCCCCGGGCTGGACGTGTGGCTCAGCCGCGGCGCCATGCTCGCCTTCTTCGGGGCGGTCGGCGTGGAGCTCACTACCGGCAAAGGGGTGCTTCAG AACGTAGGGCTGATGGCGCCGCTGCCGGCGTTGGCGCTGGGGCTCACCGGAGTGGTCGGGGTCGTCACCGCATTTATCATCTTCCAGTCTGGATCGTCGGATTGA